In Aliidongia dinghuensis, the following proteins share a genomic window:
- a CDS encoding ActS/PrrB/RegB family redox-sensitive histidine kinase, translated as MSIETIVDTDADDTPARSEGGRVSLRTLIWIRWIAVAGQAVTLLIVHLALGFTLPLEIALGVVATSALINLANQMQRTGSLRLGDRDAMMYLAYDVVQLGALLYLTGGLQNPFALLVLAPVTVGATILSRRSVMTLSALTVGVATILAIWHLPLPWDEDQLEFPLLYVSAVWLALTLSTLFIAAYTWSVTEEGRRISDAYAATQLALAREQRISAVGALAAAAAHELGSPLGTIAVIAKELARDLPADGPLAEDAQLLLSETARCRTILQELAQKREADGGTPYDRLPLSALVEAAGDPYRVPHRALIQKIEGNPGDQPLVARSPEIMHGLGNLVQNAIQFAAAEVVVKTAWDDRWVTVTVADDGPGFPTQVLSRLGEPYLSGRDEDAEHMGLGIFIAETLLRRTGAKLHFANGAQGGAVVRVRWPRRALATVVGLTAPAA; from the coding sequence ATGAGCATCGAGACAATTGTCGACACGGACGCGGACGACACGCCCGCGCGGAGCGAGGGTGGTCGCGTCAGCCTGCGCACGCTGATCTGGATCCGCTGGATCGCCGTCGCCGGCCAGGCTGTCACCCTCCTCATCGTGCATCTGGCGCTGGGCTTCACCCTGCCGCTCGAGATCGCGCTGGGCGTGGTCGCGACCTCGGCGCTCATCAACCTCGCCAACCAGATGCAGCGCACCGGCTCGCTGCGCTTGGGCGACCGCGACGCCATGATGTACCTGGCCTACGACGTGGTGCAGCTGGGCGCCCTCCTCTACCTGACCGGCGGGCTGCAGAACCCGTTCGCGCTCCTGGTGCTGGCGCCCGTCACGGTCGGCGCCACGATCCTGTCGCGACGCAGCGTCATGACGCTGTCGGCGCTGACCGTCGGCGTCGCCACGATCCTCGCCATCTGGCATCTGCCGCTGCCGTGGGACGAGGACCAGCTGGAATTCCCCCTGCTCTACGTCTCAGCGGTCTGGCTCGCCCTCACGCTCTCGACCCTGTTTATCGCCGCCTATACCTGGAGCGTCACCGAAGAGGGCCGCCGGATCAGCGACGCCTATGCCGCAACCCAGCTGGCGCTCGCGCGCGAGCAGCGCATCTCGGCCGTGGGCGCGCTCGCCGCCGCCGCCGCCCACGAGCTCGGCAGTCCCTTGGGCACGATCGCGGTCATCGCCAAGGAATTGGCGCGCGATCTGCCGGCCGACGGGCCGCTCGCCGAGGACGCCCAGCTCCTGCTGAGTGAGACGGCAAGATGTCGCACCATCCTCCAGGAGCTGGCCCAGAAACGGGAGGCCGACGGGGGCACGCCCTACGACCGTCTGCCGCTGTCGGCGCTCGTCGAGGCGGCCGGTGATCCCTACCGTGTTCCGCACCGGGCGCTTATTCAAAAAATCGAAGGAAATCCAGGGGATCAACCGCTCGTCGCGCGCAGTCCGGAAATCATGCACGGGCTCGGCAATCTGGTGCAGAATGCCATCCAGTTCGCCGCCGCGGAGGTCGTGGTCAAGACGGCCTGGGACGACAGATGGGTCACCGTCACGGTTGCCGATGACGGTCCGGGTTTTCCGACCCAGGTCTTGTCTCGGCTGGGAGAACCCTATCTATCGGGACGGGACGAAGATGCAGAGCACATGGGGCTCGGCATCTTCATCGCGGAAACGCTGCTCCGGCGCACCGGCGCCAAGCTGCATTTCGCCAACGGCGCCCAAGGCGGCGCGGTCGTGCGGGTGCGCTGGCCTCGTCGGGCGTTGGCGACCGTCGTGGGCCTCACCGCGCCGGCCGCCTGA
- a CDS encoding peptide ABC transporter substrate-binding protein → MTRVGAALAVLAAAAGWTGAAEAAHDELAIGLRQAPTSLNPLQTPSAARDYLLWPALRALAGLDKTGRPTCLLCETLPTIENGGARIVTLPDGRRGMDVTFTLLPDLRWGDGEPVTSRDVAFSWRLTRDPRIGVGNDEALRHITDITLADDRTFTLHLDRADYTYNRIMLWVIPEHIEGPILAKLAQPGDYLQRSAYVTDPGNPGLWLGPYRLVSYESGRSARYERNPNWPGPPAHIPHIRIDIIENTAALEAAFLTGSIDYIAGEMGLTVDQGLELRARRAYSYGFAIQGSLAYEHIDLNLGNPLLADRRVRQALLLAIDRQAITRNLFDGLLPVADSFIGPTNTVYVPGKRKYAYDPEAAAHLLDEAGFRPGPDGIRVDDQGHRLALSLTTTAGNRVRELIELELQAKWQAVGVAVTIANVPPAVLFGDTLRHGKFDMALFGWNASPDTPPTYTLLSDSIPAAANGFVGGNFPHFSDAETDRLIRSLLNEFDPEKRKPIWSQIIDIYSEQLPELPLYFGSTVFVIPTWLKGIDPADRVGISTQWIEEWRTD, encoded by the coding sequence TTGACGCGCGTCGGCGCCGCCCTTGCCGTGCTCGCCGCGGCTGCAGGCTGGACGGGAGCCGCCGAGGCCGCCCATGACGAACTGGCGATCGGCCTCCGCCAGGCGCCGACATCGCTCAACCCGCTCCAGACCCCGTCCGCCGCCCGCGACTACCTATTGTGGCCGGCCCTACGGGCGCTCGCCGGCCTCGACAAGACCGGCCGACCGACGTGCCTTCTGTGCGAGACCCTGCCGACGATCGAGAACGGCGGCGCCCGCATCGTAACCCTGCCGGACGGGCGTCGCGGCATGGACGTCACCTTCACCTTGCTGCCCGACCTGCGCTGGGGCGACGGCGAGCCGGTCACGAGCCGGGACGTGGCGTTCAGCTGGCGCCTCACCCGCGATCCGCGCATCGGCGTCGGCAATGACGAGGCGCTCCGCCACATCACGGACATCACACTCGCCGACGACCGCACCTTCACGCTGCATCTCGACCGGGCCGACTACACCTATAACCGGATTATGCTCTGGGTCATCCCGGAGCATATCGAAGGCCCGATCCTGGCGAAGCTCGCTCAGCCCGGGGACTATCTGCAGCGTTCGGCCTACGTGACCGACCCCGGCAACCCGGGCCTGTGGCTCGGCCCCTATCGGCTGGTGAGCTACGAGTCTGGCCGCAGCGCGCGGTATGAGCGCAATCCGAACTGGCCCGGTCCCCCGGCGCATATTCCGCACATCAGGATCGACATCATCGAGAACACGGCGGCGCTGGAAGCCGCCTTTCTCACCGGCAGCATCGACTATATCGCGGGCGAGATGGGCCTGACCGTCGACCAGGGTCTGGAGCTCAGGGCCCGCCGCGCCTACAGCTACGGCTTCGCCATTCAGGGCAGCCTCGCCTACGAACACATCGACCTCAATCTCGGCAACCCGCTGCTCGCCGATCGCCGGGTCCGCCAGGCCTTGCTGCTGGCGATCGATCGGCAGGCCATTACCCGCAACCTGTTCGATGGCCTGCTGCCGGTCGCCGATAGTTTCATCGGCCCGACCAACACGGTCTACGTCCCGGGCAAGCGCAAATACGCCTATGATCCCGAGGCGGCGGCGCACCTGCTCGACGAGGCAGGGTTCCGGCCCGGGCCGGACGGCATCCGGGTCGACGACCAGGGCCACCGGCTCGCCCTGTCGCTGACGACGACGGCGGGCAACCGCGTCCGCGAGCTCATCGAGCTCGAACTCCAGGCGAAATGGCAGGCGGTCGGCGTTGCGGTCACGATCGCCAACGTGCCGCCGGCGGTCTTGTTCGGCGACACGCTGAGGCACGGCAAATTCGACATGGCGCTGTTCGGCTGGAACGCCTCACCCGACACACCGCCGACCTACACGCTCCTGTCCGACAGCATTCCCGCGGCCGCGAACGGCTTCGTCGGCGGCAATTTCCCGCATTTCTCCGATGCCGAGACCGATCGGCTGATCCGCTCGCTCCTGAACGAGTTCGATCCCGAGAAGCGCAAGCCGATCTGGAGCCAGATCATCGACATCTATAGCGAGCAACTGCCGGAACTGCCGCTCTATTTCGGCTCGACCGTGTTCGTGATCCCGACCTGGCTCAAGGGGATCGACCCGGCGGACCGCGTCGGCATCAGCACGCAATGGATCGAGGAGTGGCGCACGGACTGA
- a CDS encoding DUF2141 domain-containing protein has protein sequence MGATLGGQGALAADVTVTVDDIHSADGKVYVTLWGNAETWLDDQKSLQNIGLPAAVGKVVFTLHDVAPGHYAIATFHDENDNGEMDFSLLGLPEEGYAFSRDVRPFLSAPSFDSCAFEVGIDDAALTIHMVYP, from the coding sequence ATGGGTGCTACCCTCGGCGGCCAGGGGGCGCTCGCCGCCGACGTGACCGTGACGGTCGACGACATCCACAGCGCCGACGGCAAGGTCTACGTGACGCTGTGGGGCAACGCCGAGACCTGGCTCGACGACCAGAAGTCGCTGCAGAACATCGGCCTGCCGGCCGCCGTCGGCAAGGTCGTCTTCACGCTGCACGACGTGGCGCCCGGCCACTATGCGATCGCGACCTTCCACGACGAGAACGACAACGGCGAGATGGACTTCAGCCTGCTCGGCCTGCCAGAGGAAGGCTACGCCTTCTCGCGCGACGTGCGGCCGTTCCTGTCCGCGCCCAGCTTCGACTCCTGCGCGTTCGAGGTCGGCATTGATGACGCCGCGCTCACCATCCATATGGTCTATCCGTGA
- the otnI gene encoding 2-oxo-tetronate isomerase: protein MPRFAANLSMMFSEYDFLDRFSAAADAGFKAVEYLFPYEYSAEELARRLESAKLTQALFNLPPGDWAKAERGLAALPGREADFAHALDRAIAYARPLNCAKLHAMAGILPPGTDPAAARRTYVANLRRAAEHAAEAGITILIEPINTRDIPGYFLNRPAEARAIIEEVGAANLRLQFDIYHCQIMVGDLATQLRAHADITGHIQIAGVPDRHEPDVGEINYPYLFNVIDEIGYDGWIGCEYRPRGETADGLGWLDPWR from the coding sequence ATGCCGCGTTTCGCCGCGAATCTGTCCATGATGTTTTCGGAATATGATTTTCTCGACCGGTTCTCTGCTGCGGCCGACGCCGGGTTCAAGGCCGTCGAATACCTGTTTCCCTATGAATATTCCGCCGAGGAGCTGGCCCGGCGCCTGGAGAGTGCCAAGCTGACGCAGGCGCTTTTCAACCTGCCGCCCGGTGACTGGGCCAAGGCCGAACGCGGGCTCGCGGCGCTGCCTGGACGCGAGGCGGATTTCGCCCATGCGCTCGACCGGGCGATCGCCTATGCGCGCCCGCTCAATTGCGCGAAGCTGCACGCCATGGCCGGCATCCTGCCGCCCGGGACCGATCCGGCGGCGGCGCGCCGCACCTATGTCGCCAATCTGCGCCGGGCCGCCGAGCATGCGGCGGAGGCCGGGATCACGATCCTGATCGAGCCGATCAACACGCGCGACATCCCGGGCTATTTCCTCAACCGGCCAGCCGAGGCGCGCGCGATCATCGAGGAGGTGGGCGCGGCCAACCTCAGGCTGCAGTTCGACATCTATCACTGCCAGATCATGGTCGGCGATCTCGCGACCCAGCTTCGCGCCCATGCCGACATCACCGGCCATATCCAGATCGCGGGCGTGCCCGATCGCCACGAGCCGGACGTGGGCGAGATCAATTATCCGTATCTCTTCAACGTGATCGACGAGATCGGCTACGACGGCTGGATCGGCTGCGAATACCGGCCGCGCGGCGAGACCGCGGACGGGCTCGGCTGGCTCGATCCCTGGCGCTAG
- the otnC gene encoding 3-oxo-tetronate 4-phosphate decarboxylase, producing the protein MSAETRAREAICRLGASIFARGLTFGSSGNISMRLADGYLMTPTNVALGELDPARLAKLAPDGMLLAGDAPTKESFLHRAMYEERGTAEAVVHLHSTHSVAVSCLADVDPANVLPPITAYYVMRVGTLPLVPYFRPGDPKLADAVRELAGRHQAVLLANHGPVVAGTSLSAAAAAIEELEETARLHLLLHGHRTRFLTEAQVEELRSL; encoded by the coding sequence ATGAGCGCCGAAACGCGCGCGCGCGAAGCGATCTGCCGGCTCGGCGCCTCGATCTTCGCCCGCGGCCTCACCTTCGGCAGTTCCGGCAACATCAGCATGCGCCTTGCCGACGGCTATCTCATGACGCCGACCAACGTCGCGCTGGGCGAGCTCGACCCGGCGCGGCTCGCGAAGCTGGCGCCGGACGGCATGCTCCTCGCGGGCGATGCGCCGACCAAGGAGAGCTTCCTCCATCGCGCCATGTATGAGGAACGCGGCACGGCCGAAGCGGTCGTGCATCTCCACTCGACCCATTCGGTCGCGGTGTCCTGCCTCGCCGACGTTGATCCGGCGAACGTGCTGCCGCCGATCACTGCCTATTACGTGATGCGCGTCGGCACGCTGCCGCTCGTGCCCTATTTCCGGCCGGGCGATCCGAAGCTCGCCGATGCGGTCCGCGAGCTGGCCGGCCGCCACCAGGCGGTGCTGCTCGCCAACCACGGGCCCGTGGTCGCCGGCACCAGCCTTTCGGCCGCCGCCGCGGCGATCGAGGAGCTCGAGGAAACGGCGCGCCTGCACCTGCTGCTGCACGGCCATCGGACCCGGTTCCTGACCGAGGCCCAGGTCGAGGAATTGCGCAGCCTCTGA
- a CDS encoding isochorismatase family protein, whose translation MVDAALVHNRFAERLRADGAVLAIIDGQADLLATAVAPVGGTAALHNNLMGLARLGHAFNLPTVLGVSTGAACGPVLDELVDLFGAAAIVKRRAGAFWDDPASREAVLAHGRRHLIVASLTPAFGIAETALGARGDGLEVHAVLDASAGSSDGAGRIGMARMTAAGVRLTSWVAVLAELGATCVDIAGGNGAAAVRDNLDRYTAAAATLT comes from the coding sequence ATGGTTGACGCGGCGCTGGTCCACAATCGCTTTGCGGAGCGCCTTCGCGCGGACGGTGCGGTGCTTGCCATCATCGATGGCCAGGCTGATCTGCTCGCCACCGCTGTGGCGCCGGTCGGCGGCACGGCAGCGTTGCACAACAACCTGATGGGGCTCGCCCGACTCGGTCATGCTTTCAACCTGCCGACGGTGCTGGGTGTCAGCACCGGGGCGGCGTGCGGGCCGGTGCTCGACGAACTCGTGGACCTGTTCGGGGCCGCGGCGATCGTGAAGCGTCGGGCCGGAGCATTCTGGGACGATCCGGCCTCGCGCGAGGCCGTCCTCGCCCATGGCCGGCGCCATCTGATCGTCGCGTCGCTCACCCCCGCTTTCGGCATAGCCGAGACCGCGCTTGGTGCGCGCGGCGACGGTCTTGAGGTCCATGCCGTGCTCGACGCGTCGGCCGGCAGCAGCGACGGGGCCGGGCGAATCGGCATGGCCCGCATGACGGCGGCCGGTGTCCGCCTGACCAGTTGGGTCGCGGTATTGGCGGAACTGGGTGCCACCTGCGTGGATATCGCTGGCGGCAATGGTGCCGCGGCGGTGCGTGACAATCTCGATCGCTATACGGCCGCGGCCGCGACGTTGACCTAG
- a CDS encoding ActR/PrrA/RegA family redox response regulator transcription factor, whose product MIDAPAQTPNLAPADIDLVSLDGLPDAERSLLIVDDDTPLCHRLARAMERRGFLVETAESTKEGVAKAEENPPAFAVVDLRLGDGNGLDVVGAIRKARPAARIVMLTGYGNIATAVAAVKAGAIDYLSKPADADVVERALLTRGSSLPPPPENPMSADRVRWEHIQRVFEQCDRNVSETARRLKMHRRTLQRILSKHAPRA is encoded by the coding sequence ATGATCGACGCCCCCGCTCAGACGCCCAACCTCGCACCGGCCGACATCGACCTGGTCTCGCTCGACGGCCTGCCCGATGCCGAGCGCAGCCTGCTGATTGTCGACGACGACACGCCGCTCTGCCACCGCCTGGCGCGCGCCATGGAGCGACGCGGCTTCCTGGTCGAGACCGCCGAGAGCACGAAGGAGGGCGTCGCCAAGGCCGAGGAAAACCCGCCGGCCTTCGCGGTGGTCGACCTCCGGCTCGGCGACGGCAACGGTCTCGACGTGGTCGGCGCCATCCGCAAGGCCCGGCCCGCCGCGCGCATCGTCATGCTGACCGGCTACGGCAATATCGCGACCGCCGTCGCCGCCGTGAAGGCGGGCGCCATCGACTATCTGTCGAAGCCGGCCGATGCCGACGTGGTCGAGCGCGCGCTCTTGACCCGTGGCAGCTCGCTGCCGCCGCCGCCGGAGAACCCGATGTCGGCCGACCGGGTCCGCTGGGAGCATATCCAGCGCGTGTTCGAGCAATGCGACCGCAACGTTTCGGAGACGGCGCGGCGGCTCAAGATGCATCGGCGGACGCTGCAGCGCATCCTGTCCAAGCACGCGCCGCGCGCCTGA
- a CDS encoding sulfotransferase yields MAEHGSSRAQLNNIPLLIGLGPIRSGTTWVHELLFGHSQVATTRMKEVNFFNHHFDAGSAWYDEQFRPATHATRLRADISPFYMMDPKVCDRIARTIPNPLLMVNMRSPYARVLSWYQKYRQEEHPIGWLAADPKVHAEALEIGLTAATLEHYIERFGRERVLLVDYADLKRDPVELARRLQRRLGLDVETPPSVTREVNASVHYRSQHLRRLAHLAGPMVRKLSPELFYAVKFGPLHDIVFAKRRIAGPSLDQKLAALGSLREALEADIGRLEEMTGQDLTGWRYEAQVAALAPEPARSPVPASRPGIETSPNPRPASPNPAPTPSRGWAAARRRLGLEARALWSLAKDPEVPLRARTAPLVVASYLIMPFDIIPDRIPVVGHLDEAMAIPLAVALFFWLLPAKLVDRYRRTRAAGRLGSRPRTGAA; encoded by the coding sequence ATGGCGGAACACGGATCGTCGCGCGCGCAGCTCAACAATATCCCGCTGCTGATCGGCCTCGGCCCGATCCGGTCGGGGACGACCTGGGTCCACGAACTGCTGTTCGGCCACAGCCAGGTGGCGACGACCCGCATGAAGGAAGTGAATTTCTTCAACCATCATTTCGACGCGGGGTCCGCCTGGTACGACGAGCAGTTCCGGCCCGCGACGCACGCCACGCGGCTGCGCGCCGACATCTCGCCCTTCTACATGATGGACCCGAAGGTCTGCGACCGGATCGCCCGCACGATCCCGAACCCGCTGCTCATGGTCAACATGCGCAGCCCCTACGCGCGTGTGCTGTCCTGGTACCAGAAATACCGGCAGGAAGAGCATCCGATCGGCTGGCTCGCCGCTGATCCCAAGGTGCATGCCGAGGCGCTGGAGATCGGGCTCACTGCCGCGACGCTGGAGCATTATATCGAGCGCTTCGGCCGCGAGCGCGTGCTGCTCGTCGACTATGCCGACCTCAAGCGCGATCCGGTCGAACTCGCCCGGCGGCTGCAGCGCCGGCTGGGGCTGGACGTCGAGACGCCGCCCAGCGTCACGCGCGAGGTGAATGCCTCCGTCCATTACCGCAGCCAGCATCTGCGCCGCTTGGCCCATCTCGCCGGTCCCATGGTGCGCAAGCTGTCGCCCGAACTGTTCTACGCGGTCAAGTTCGGGCCGCTGCACGACATCGTCTTCGCCAAGCGGCGGATCGCCGGCCCCTCGCTCGACCAGAAGCTGGCGGCACTCGGCAGCCTGCGCGAGGCGCTCGAAGCCGACATCGGCCGGCTCGAAGAGATGACAGGGCAGGACCTGACCGGCTGGCGTTACGAGGCGCAGGTCGCGGCACTCGCCCCCGAGCCGGCCCGCTCGCCGGTCCCGGCGTCCAGGCCCGGCATCGAGACGTCGCCCAATCCCCGCCCCGCCTCGCCCAACCCTGCCCCGACGCCGTCCCGTGGCTGGGCCGCCGCGCGCCGGCGCCTCGGGCTCGAGGCCCGGGCACTCTGGTCGCTTGCGAAGGATCCGGAGGTGCCGCTGCGCGCCCGGACCGCGCCGCTCGTGGTGGCGAGCTATCTCATCATGCCGTTCGATATCATCCCGGACCGTATCCCGGTCGTGGGTCATCTCGACGAGGCCATGGCCATCCCGCTCGCTGTCGCCCTCTTCTTCTGGCTGTTGCCGGCAAAGCTCGTCGACCGATACCGCCGCACGCGCGCGGCCGGTCGGCTGGGCTCTCGGCCTAGGACCGGCGCAGCCTGA
- the otnK gene encoding 3-oxo-tetronate kinase: MAILLGAIADDFTGATDLANTLVRQGMRTVQLIDVPTEPFERMDLDEVDAIVVALKSRTIPAADAIDQSLAALGWLEAAGARQILFKYCSTFDSTPAGNIGPVAEALMTAMGVDFTIYCPAFPENGRTIFKGYLFVGDGLLSESGMRDHPLTPMRDSNLVRVLAQQTTRPVGLVPLSAVSAGPGAVRVVFDRLRGAGTAHAIVDAASDDDLIRLGEAAAQLRLITGGSGLALGLPANFRRQGLLADHGMDAAMAVDLGGASAVLSGSCSVATLAQNAYMRARRPSFQLDPLALATGDDQIDDALDWAERHLGPAPILISASAAPADVRAAQEALGRERAGTVVEEALARIAAGLVERGVRRLVVAGGESSGAVVKALGITALGIGRQIDPGVPWTVASGGDRPPLALALKSGNFGGEDFFLRAFA; the protein is encoded by the coding sequence ATGGCGATCCTGCTCGGCGCCATCGCCGATGACTTCACTGGTGCAACCGACCTCGCCAACACGCTCGTGCGCCAGGGCATGCGCACCGTCCAGCTCATCGACGTGCCGACCGAGCCCTTCGAGCGCATGGACCTCGACGAGGTCGACGCGATCGTGGTCGCGCTGAAGAGCCGCACCATCCCCGCCGCCGACGCGATCGACCAGTCGCTGGCTGCCCTCGGCTGGCTCGAGGCGGCGGGCGCCCGGCAGATCCTGTTCAAATATTGCTCGACCTTCGATTCGACGCCGGCCGGCAACATCGGGCCGGTCGCCGAAGCGCTGATGACGGCCATGGGCGTCGATTTCACGATCTATTGCCCGGCTTTCCCCGAGAACGGCCGGACCATCTTCAAGGGCTATCTGTTCGTCGGCGACGGACTTCTCTCCGAATCCGGCATGCGCGACCATCCGCTGACGCCGATGCGCGATTCGAACCTCGTGCGCGTGCTGGCCCAGCAGACGACACGGCCGGTCGGCCTCGTGCCGCTGTCGGCCGTGTCGGCCGGTCCCGGTGCCGTCCGTGTGGTGTTCGACCGGCTGCGCGGCGCCGGCACGGCTCACGCCATCGTCGACGCGGCGAGCGACGACGACCTGATCCGCCTCGGCGAGGCCGCGGCCCAGCTCCGCCTCATCACCGGCGGCTCGGGCCTCGCCCTGGGTCTGCCGGCGAACTTCCGCCGGCAGGGGCTGCTCGCCGACCATGGCATGGACGCCGCCATGGCGGTCGACTTGGGCGGTGCGTCGGCCGTGCTGTCCGGCTCCTGCTCCGTCGCGACGCTCGCCCAGAACGCCTACATGCGCGCCCGCCGGCCGAGCTTCCAGCTCGACCCGCTGGCACTCGCCACCGGCGACGACCAGATCGACGACGCGCTCGACTGGGCCGAGCGCCATCTGGGGCCGGCGCCGATCCTGATCAGCGCCAGCGCCGCCCCGGCCGACGTCCGCGCCGCCCAGGAAGCCCTCGGCCGCGAGCGGGCCGGCACCGTCGTCGAAGAGGCGCTCGCCCGCATCGCGGCCGGGTTGGTCGAGCGCGGCGTGCGGCGCCTGGTGGTGGCGGGCGGCGAAAGCTCCGGCGCGGTCGTCAAGGCGCTGGGCATCACCGCGCTCGGCATCGGCCGGCAGATCGATCCCGGCGTGCCCTGGACGGTCGCGTCCGGCGGGGACCGGCCGCCGTTGGCGCTCGCCCTCAAGTCCGGCAATTTCGGCGGCGAGGATTTCTTCCTCCGAGCCTTCGCATGA
- the pip gene encoding prolyl aminopeptidase: MPVPLRTPDSPMSLDDQLYPEIEPYDHGLLAVGGPHRIYYEQVGNPDGVPVIFLHGGPGGGAKPVHRRFYDPDFYRIVLIDQRGCGRSEPLGETEDNDAQALVEDLERLRRHLGIERWVVTGGSWGSCLALLYGEAHPDRCLGFRLRGMFMGRAREIDWWWRSIGVLFPEAYDELLAALPPSEHGDVLAAYYRRTNDPDPGVHEPAVRALKRFSARTSTFRPDRELIDQAVDLAQALPLSRFFTRYCAHGFFIEEGQILRDLGRITHLPAQLVVGRYDVVAPPTTSWEVHRAWPGSELEVVVEGNHSDLEPAMAAAVRRATDRLRDRLGPRQPNNHKLNGRQLNNQ, encoded by the coding sequence ATGCCGGTCCCTCTCCGCACACCGGACTCCCCGATGTCGCTCGACGATCAGCTCTATCCCGAAATCGAACCCTACGATCACGGCCTACTGGCGGTAGGCGGCCCGCATCGGATCTATTACGAGCAAGTGGGCAATCCGGACGGCGTGCCGGTCATCTTCCTGCATGGCGGTCCGGGCGGCGGTGCCAAGCCGGTGCATCGCCGTTTCTACGACCCGGACTTCTACCGCATCGTGCTGATCGATCAGCGCGGCTGCGGCCGATCGGAGCCGCTCGGCGAGACTGAGGACAACGACGCGCAGGCCCTCGTCGAGGACCTCGAGCGGCTGCGCCGCCATCTCGGCATCGAGCGCTGGGTCGTGACCGGCGGCTCCTGGGGCTCGTGCCTGGCGCTGCTCTATGGCGAGGCGCACCCGGACCGGTGCCTGGGCTTCCGCCTGCGCGGCATGTTCATGGGCCGGGCGCGCGAGATCGACTGGTGGTGGCGCTCGATCGGCGTGCTGTTTCCGGAAGCCTACGACGAATTGCTGGCAGCCCTGCCGCCCTCGGAGCACGGCGACGTGCTGGCCGCCTACTACCGGCGAACGAACGACCCGGACCCGGGCGTCCATGAGCCGGCGGTGCGGGCCTTGAAGCGCTTCTCCGCCCGTACATCCACCTTCCGTCCGGACCGGGAGCTCATCGACCAGGCGGTCGACCTCGCCCAGGCCCTGCCCCTGTCGCGCTTCTTCACCCGCTATTGCGCGCACGGCTTCTTCATCGAGGAAGGCCAGATCCTGCGCGACCTCGGCCGCATCACCCATCTGCCGGCGCAGCTCGTCGTCGGCCGCTACGACGTCGTGGCGCCGCCTACGACGTCCTGGGAAGTCCATCGCGCCTGGCCCGGCTCGGAGCTCGAGGTCGTGGTCGAAGGCAATCATTCCGATCTCGAGCCGGCCATGGCGGCGGCGGTCCGGCGTGCCACCGATCGGCTGCGCGATCGGCTTGGCCCCCGCCAACCCAATAATCACAAGCTCAACGGCCGCCAGCTCAACAATCAGTAG